One stretch of Sesamum indicum cultivar Zhongzhi No. 13 unplaced genomic scaffold, S_indicum_v1.0 scaffold00195, whole genome shotgun sequence DNA includes these proteins:
- the LOC105179726 gene encoding mitochondrial import inner membrane translocase subunit TIM44-2-like isoform X2 translates to MQRNPRNENPPLISSRLPRLQMLLPNGVFFRCEFSVFDEFFKKIKGEADRNLEFQQSMREIKEKAEDLKGVNEDLKVGRHFQCKL, encoded by the exons ATGCAGAGAAATCCAAGAAACGAAAACCCCCCACTG ATCTCCAGTAGATTGCCCAGGCTGCAAATGCTTCTGCCCAATGGAGTTTTCTTTAGATGTGAATTCAGTGTGTTCGATGAGTTCTTCAAGAAGATTAAAGGTGAAGCCGACAG GAACTTGGAATTTCAACAATCCATGAGGGAGATTAAGGAGAAAGCAGAGGACTTGAAAGGGGTGAATGAGGATCTGAAAG TTGGCAGACACTTCCAATGTAAGCTCTGA
- the LOC105179726 gene encoding mitochondrial import inner membrane translocase subunit TIM44-2-like isoform X1 — translation MQRNPRNENPPLISSRLPRLQMLLPNGVFFRCEFSVFDEFFKKIKGEADRNLEFQQSMREIKEKAEDLKGVNEDLKDTSNVSSEMVKR, via the exons ATGCAGAGAAATCCAAGAAACGAAAACCCCCCACTG ATCTCCAGTAGATTGCCCAGGCTGCAAATGCTTCTGCCCAATGGAGTTTTCTTTAGATGTGAATTCAGTGTGTTCGATGAGTTCTTCAAGAAGATTAAAGGTGAAGCCGACAG GAACTTGGAATTTCAACAATCCATGAGGGAGATTAAGGAGAAAGCAGAGGACTTGAAAGGGGTGAATGAGGATCTGAAAG ACACTTCCAATGTAAGCTCTGAGATGGTGAAACGGTGA